The Natrinema amylolyticum genome includes the window AGAACGGCGACTCGCGTTCGGCCGATTCGTCCTCGTCGTCCGCCTCGCGGACGAGCCCGAACTTCATGCCATACTTGTCGAGTCCCCCTTCCATACTCTCGACGCGCGCGTCGGCGGTTCCCTCGTAGGAGCCGATGAGCTGTGCGGCCTGTACGCTGGCCTTGCCGTGGGGACAGACGGTGACGATGTGATCATCTCCCTCGAGCTCCTCGATGCGGTCCATG containing:
- a CDS encoding rhodanese-like domain-containing protein, translating into MDGEISTDEVKELLEEDADVRIVDIRDERSFEHSHIPDSENIPFNELMDRIEELEGDDHIVTVCPHGKASVQAAQLIGSYEGTADARVESMEGGLDKYGMKFGLVREADDEDESAERESPF